CCTCCCGATATTAGCTATCGCCTGTTCAAATGCCGCTGATGGTGACATCCCGTCTGCAATGCCGGAATCAAATGCCTCCATAATATGTGTTTCCAATTCCTCAAATTGTGCATTTGAAATTGCACTCCGGTTACTAAAACTGGCCCGCCACGAAGCCAGCGCATCTTCTATTCTAAACATAAGTTTGGCCCCCATAGCTTACTCATAACATCGTTGGTAAGACCCCATTGCCTTTGCGCATCCGCGAGCTCTTTCACGCCGGCTTCCGTGATCAGGTAATATTTACGTTTCCGACCTTTCTCGGACTTTCGCCAGACCGATTGAATCAATCCCTGTCTTTCCAATCTGTGCAGGACCGGATACAACGCCCCTTCCGACCATACAATCTGCTCGTTTGAAAGGCGTTTAACGCGTTGGATAATTTCGTAACCGTAGCTCTCTCCCCGGCTTAATATGGCTAAAACCATGGGCTTAGCTGAGGCTGCGGTCAATTCTCGTGAAAGCATGTTGAACCCTTTTGCCTATATCATCTAGGCATACTACCCACACAATACCTAGATGATCCAAGTAAGCCATCACTTTATGGCATCAAGAATGAATCTTACTTAACCCGTTGATTAGCCTGTCTATATCCTTGGTATCTGTATAAGGGGCGATGGAGACCCTTATGCGCCCATTACGGGCGCTACAAACAATGTGCTGTTTACGAAGTGTTTCAACCGCTGCTACTGCATCTATCGTGTCATGCGCAAGTGAAATGATATGCGGAGCCGCACCGGAAGTAGCGTGTGGATGAAACGGACGCCAGCCATACGGATGTGCGCCGGCTACAAGTGCTAACGATAGCGCTTGCGCGTGACGCACCAGACGTGCTTCCCCTATGCTCTTCAACTGATCCAGTGCTTTACAAAGGCCGGCAATTGAGACGTACGACATCGTCGATTGGGTAAATCGGCGCGCATCAGGTGCAAACGGACTTCGAGTTGCGTCGAAAGCAAAGGGCTCTGGTGTCCCCATCCAGCCCGGTAACAATGGGTCTTTTTTGAGGAGAGCTGAAGATAATGCTGCCAGCGCAACACCGCCGTGCCCACCCAGCCATTTGTAACCGCTCGTCACCACGGCATCTGCCCCCCACTCCGCTGCATCTACAGGCATTGCGCCGGCCATCTGGGTTGCATCAATAACCAGCTGCGCATTAACACGCGCCGTTGCACGACGAAGGCGTGGGATGTCTACAACCGATCCGGTGGCAAATTGTACAGCACTTATCGCTACAACCCGCGTCTCTTTGCCAATCGCGTTTTCCAGCGTGTCTGTCAGGTTTTCAGATGCCCTGTCCTCAACAAATACCAGTTCACAGTCGCTGGCAATTGCGTATTGAATCCAGGGGCGGGTAATCGCGGGAAAGTCGCTGGAAACCAGCACAATGTTGCTCCCTTTTGGGGGCCGCAATAAAAACGGCAGTTGCCCAAGCATTTCGCTTGCTGATGCAAGAATCGCCAATTGTGATGGCTTGCAACGTAGCAACCGTGCCCCACGCTCACGCAAAGACTCAAAAAAATCGACTTCTTCCTTGTCGGTCATGTTGAGATTACCATGCCGGCCAATTTCATCCAGAAACGTGTGCATGGCCTGCGCCGCTGGCTGCCCAATCAACCCGAGTGATGCCTGGTTTAAATACGTATGCTGATCAAGTGCAGGATAATCTGATCGAGGGAAAAGTGCAGCTATCACGGCATCTTACCTTGCAAACGGGTGGTATCCTGCATCATGCGGGGTCCGGTGTATTGAAAAGCTTGTAGAAAAACCGGCCGGTGATAAAGTAAATGACAAGAATCAGGAGTGCGCCGGCAAAAATACCATTTTCGGTCAAGCCTTCAATCCCGTATTCCCAGAGAAAGAGCCCCAGTGCAATGGTGCCCTGCAACAAGCCGTAGGCAATATTTTGCAAATTGCCAAAACCAAACGCACTAAACATTTGTGCTTTCCAGGTGCCCAGCACAAAGTGGGGCATGGCATTCATCAAAAAGAATCCTATTAGAAAATCTATCAGACTCATAGTAATCAAACCGGAAGTTTCAGGGTTTAAACGGGCTTCCAGTGCCCGTTTCCAAAAATTGCTTTAAACTGCCAAGGAAGTAGTCCCATCCCTGCTCGCAAATATCATAACATTCCAGCGACGGCACAAGTCCGTTGTGTGTAAACGTGACATGACTTCCCTCTGAGGCAGCTGAAATTTCCCATACTATTGTTGTCCCTTCCCACTCGTCACTTTTTGATAAACTGGTGAGATTATGGATGGCCTCGGTAACATGCCAGGCCAGTAGACGTTCGGGTTCTGCGCTGGTCACTTCCATCTGCCACGAGGTTCCTTCCTCAAAACGGACGGTAAGTTGGTCACCGACCTGCGACGCTTCATTGGCGCGTGTAGTCCACCAGGCATTGATGTGCAAGGTGATTGCGGTGTAGACCTGTGCCGGAGATGTAGCAATCTGTATTTCGGAGGAATAGCTTTGATTGGGCGACATGGAGTGAGGAGTGAGGAGTGAGGAGTGAGGAGTGAGGAGTGAATTTATGGGGCTGGGGTTATATATAAAATTGGGAAGTACCATATCGTGTGTGCATTTCAGCTATGATTTCAAAATCCGGTATTTGGGTCAGCGTTGTGGCGACTGCGTTCGATTTTATGGATCCGCTCCAGCCCTGCGCCACTTATGCAGAGCCGCTGCTTTTTGTCCGCCAACAATTGTTGCGTCCAGTTTACAAGTCCGCCATCGGACAGGTTTATGCGCGCGCCATCCTCTTCTAAAAAAATCTTGAACTGGATTCCTTCGTAATACCCATTGGCCGGGTCACGGTCTTCCACTTGTATACGAATCTCAGGATACCTACTGGATATCATCTGCTGTGTGGTCTTAACCTGTTCTTTCCAGGTCGGCGTCACATAGAAATCCAGGGAAAGCTCGTTTTGCTCAAAATATTTGACTACCTGGTCACAATGAAACTGCAGGTGTTTGTCGACTAACGCTTGTTCAAATTGTGCAGGGTTTTTCTCGCGTCCTCCCGAAACCATACAAAACAAACCGAAGTGGGCAGAGAAGGTGGGATTGTCAAAATATTGGCTCCGTACGTGCTGATGTGTTGTACAATACTGCTTTACCATCACCGGCGTCTTGCGCAACGCATCAGCAATTTTAAGCGCCAGTACATTGGTTGCATCAGAAACAACTTCTACGCCCCGCAAGGCGCTTACTACGTTGTTTTGATCAACACAGCCAAATGCGGCACTACTCCCCAATGGCGCCACAGGCGATAACTGGACAGCAGTAAATCCTATCTGTTCAGCCTGTTTGAGCCATGATATCTCCACTTCTTTGTAGGCAATCGGGTCAATTTGCGCAGCATCACAAAACCTGTTGGTCCGGGCAAGCTGCAACACATCGGTAGGTGTCAGCTGCGCCACCCGCTTTTTGAAAAGTGCTAACAGAAAAGAGTTTAGTTCAGAACCAGACAAGAGCCTACTCATGTTATCGACCAGGCTTTCAGCGTGCAGTTTTTTTTCTATTTTTTGGATCAGACGCTTCATAAATTATCCAGACTATTTACCGGGTGTAGGAGGCATAAAAGATGCTTACCGAACCGGTTGCTACTCTTCTATAACCGGCAGATATGCGCGCCAGGGGC
This window of the Bacteroidota bacterium genome carries:
- a CDS encoding permease prefix domain 1-containing protein, translating into MFRIEDALASWRASFSNRSAISNAQFEELETHIMEAFDSGIADGMSPSAAFEQAIANIGR
- a CDS encoding PadR family transcriptional regulator; this translates as MLSRELTAASAKPMVLAILSRGESYGYEIIQRVKRLSNEQIVWSEGALYPVLHRLERQGLIQSVWRKSEKGRKRKYYLITEAGVKELADAQRQWGLTNDVMSKLWGPNLCLE
- a CDS encoding aminotransferase class V-fold PLP-dependent enzyme — protein: MIAALFPRSDYPALDQHTYLNQASLGLIGQPAAQAMHTFLDEIGRHGNLNMTDKEEVDFFESLRERGARLLRCKPSQLAILASASEMLGQLPFLLRPPKGSNIVLVSSDFPAITRPWIQYAIASDCELVFVEDRASENLTDTLENAIGKETRVVAISAVQFATGSVVDIPRLRRATARVNAQLVIDATQMAGAMPVDAAEWGADAVVTSGYKWLGGHGGVALAALSSALLKKDPLLPGWMGTPEPFAFDATRSPFAPDARRFTQSTMSYVSIAGLCKALDQLKSIGEARLVRHAQALSLALVAGAHPYGWRPFHPHATSGAAPHIISLAHDTIDAVAAVETLRKQHIVCSARNGRIRVSIAPYTDTKDIDRLINGLSKIHS
- a CDS encoding SRPBCC domain-containing protein; its protein translation is MSPNQSYSSEIQIATSPAQVYTAITLHINAWWTTRANEASQVGDQLTVRFEEGTSWQMEVTSAEPERLLAWHVTEAIHNLTSLSKSDEWEGTTIVWEISAASEGSHVTFTHNGLVPSLECYDICEQGWDYFLGSLKQFLETGTGSPFKP